The Anomaloglossus baeobatrachus isolate aAnoBae1 chromosome 10, aAnoBae1.hap1, whole genome shotgun sequence genome has a segment encoding these proteins:
- the TALDO1 gene encoding transaldolase: MSNSVVKKQRMEESALEQLKSHTVVVADTGDFNAIEEYKPQDATTNPSLILAAAQMPEYQQLVTDSIQYGKKLGGTEEEQINNTMDKLFVLFGVEILKKIPGRVSTEVDARLSYDKDGMVERAKRIIALYKEAGIAKERILIKLSSTWEGIQAGKVLEEQYGIHCNMTLLFSFAQAVACAEAGVTLISPFVGRILDWHVANSDKKSYEPSEDPGVKSVTKIYNYYKKFGYKTIVMGASFRNTGEIKALTGCDYLTIAPKLLGELSKDRTKLCPTLTAKEAQASNLEKIHLDEKSFRWEHNEDQMAVEKLSDGIRKFAADAMKLEKMLKDRLKK, encoded by the exons ATGTCCAACAGTGTAGTGAAGAAGCAGAGGATGGAGGAGTCCGCGCTGGAGCAGCTCAAGAGCCACACGGTGGTCGTGGCCGACACTGGGGACTTCAATG CTATTGAGGAATACAAGCCGCAGGATGCCACCACCAACCCATCGCTGATACTGGCAGCGGCACAAATGCCAGAATACCAGCAGCTCGTAACTGATTCTATACAGTATGGCAAAAAGCTCGGCGG gactGAAGAGGAACAAATCAATAATACCATGGACAAACTGTTTGTTTTGTTTGGAGTTGAAATCTTGAAGAAAATCCCTGGTCGTGTCTCCACAGAAGTAGATGCCAG ACTATCTTATGATAAGGATGGGATGGTGGAACGTGCCAAGCGTATTATCGCTCTGTACAAGGAGGCCGGTATTGCCAAGGAGAGAATCCTGATCAAGCTGTCATCCACTTGGGAGGGAATCCAAGCAGGAAA GGTCCTGGAGGAGCAATATGGCATACACTGCAATATGACCCTGCTGTTCTCCTTCGCCCAAGCTGTAGCCTGTGCCGAGGCTGGCGTCACCCTTATATCTCCATTTGTTGGGAGGATATTGGACTGGCATGTGGCAAACTCTGACAAGAAGAGTTATGAGCCATCAGAGGACCCAG GTGTGAAGAGTGTGACCAAGATCTACAACTACTACAAGAAGTTTGGCTACAAGACCATAGTCATGGGTGCGTCTTTCAGGAACACGGGGGAGATCAAGGCGCTGACCGGCTGCGATTATCTCACCATTGCTCCCAAGCTGCTCGGAGAGCTCAGCAAAGACCGCACTAAGCTTTGCCCCACGCTGACTGCAAAAGAAG CCCAGGCCAGCAATCTAGAAAAGATCCACTTGGATGAAAAATCTTTCCGTTGGGAACACAATGAAGACCAAATGGCAGTGGAGAAACTTTCTGATGGGATAAGGAAGTTTGCTGCGGACGCCATGAAGTTAGAGAAAATGTTAAAG gATCGCCTCAAGAAATAA